From the genome of Thiomicrorhabdus indica:
CTTTGTTCACCAATTTGTAAAAGGTTTGGCTGATGGCCCTGTGCCGTTTCATTATGGTGAAACCGACTATCAAGTAAGCCTTGCGTCCATGACAGTTTCCAATAGGGTCTAAATTGATGACAAACTTTCTCTCTTTTTTACAGAAACTCGGGCATTCAAGTCTGAATTACTTTGCTTCTGTTGGACGAAGTGCTTTATTTGTTTTATCCATTTTGCCAGCGATTCCTTATGTACTTCGTCGTTTTGATTTATGGGTAAAACAACTATATATTGCTGGCGTTTTATCGTTGCCGATTATTTTGACGGCCGGTCTATTTGTTGGAATGGTACTGAGCTTGCAAGGTTACAATGTTTTGGTGGATTACAACTCCGAAGAAGCTGTTGGAACTATGACCGCGCTCTCATTGCTTCGTGAGTTGGGGCCTGTGGTAGCAGCGTTGTTGTTTGCAGGTAGAGCAGGGTCAGCCTTGACGGCTGAAATTGGCTTGATGCGCTCAACAGAACAAACATCCGCATTGGAAATGATGGCGGTTGACCCGATTCGTTACGTTTATGCACCACGTTTTTTTGCTGCGATTTTAGCGCTTCCTATGCTAGCGCTGCTATTTATAGCGATGGGGATTGCAGGTGGTTATCTGGTTGCTGTGGGTTGGTTAGGTGTTGATGAAGGTTCTTTTTGGGGACAGATGACTGCCTCGGTAGATTGGCGAGATGATGTTATGAACGGTGTGATTAAATCCGTTGCATTTGCAGTATTGATTGCCATTATTTCGCTTTATCAAGGCGTGAATGCAAGACCGACTTCAGAGGGTGTGAGCGGTGCGACTACTAGAACGGTTGTTCACTCATCTTTAGGGGTATTAGGATTAGATTTTGTTTTAACAGCTTTGATGTTTGATTAGGTTTTGTTTAGAAAAATCCTCTTCAGAAATATTGAAATGTAATCGTTTTGGGAGAAGGCATGAATCGCCAAAAGAAATTTGA
Proteins encoded in this window:
- the mlaE gene encoding lipid asymmetry maintenance ABC transporter permease subunit MlaE; translation: MTNFLSFLQKLGHSSLNYFASVGRSALFVLSILPAIPYVLRRFDLWVKQLYIAGVLSLPIILTAGLFVGMVLSLQGYNVLVDYNSEEAVGTMTALSLLRELGPVVAALLFAGRAGSALTAEIGLMRSTEQTSALEMMAVDPIRYVYAPRFFAAILALPMLALLFIAMGIAGGYLVAVGWLGVDEGSFWGQMTASVDWRDDVMNGVIKSVAFAVLIAIISLYQGVNARPTSEGVSGATTRTVVHSSLGVLGLDFVLTALMFD